The following coding sequences are from one Shewanella putrefaciens window:
- a CDS encoding YgjV family protein has translation MESATIWEWVGYLASVVVAISLMMSNIKKLRWWNLIGAALFVAYGVAIDAYPVALVNFFIVLIDIYYLVKLYREV, from the coding sequence ATGGAGAGCGCCACAATTTGGGAATGGGTAGGTTATCTAGCATCGGTTGTGGTTGCTATCTCATTGATGATGTCGAATATCAAAAAGCTGCGCTGGTGGAATCTTATTGGCGCGGCATTATTTGTCGCTTATGGGGTGGCAATTGATGCCTACCCCGTTGCTCTAGTTAACTTTTTTATTGTTTTAATTGATATTTATTATCTCGTTAAGCTTTACCGTGAGGTTTAA